In a single window of the Streptomyces sp. NBC_00094 genome:
- a CDS encoding integration host factor encodes MALPPLTPEQRAAALEKAAAARRERAEIKNRLKHSGASLHEVIKTGQENDVIGKMKVSALLESLPGVGKVRAKQIMERLGISESRRVRGLGSNQIASLEREFGSTGA; translated from the coding sequence GTGGCTCTTCCGCCCCTTACCCCTGAACAGCGCGCAGCCGCGCTCGAGAAGGCCGCCGCGGCTCGCCGGGAGCGGGCCGAGATCAAGAATCGACTCAAGCACTCCGGCGCCTCGCTTCACGAGGTCATCAAGACCGGCCAGGAGAACGACGTCATCGGCAAGATGAAGGTCTCCGCGTTGCTCGAGTCCCTGCCCGGCGTGGGCAAGGTCCGCGCCAAGCAGATCATGGAGCGCCTCGGCATCTCCGAGAGCCGCCGCGTCCGTGGGCTCGGCTCCAACCAGATCGCCTCCCTGGAGCGCGAGTTCGGCAGCACCGGCGCCTGA
- the metK gene encoding methionine adenosyltransferase encodes MSRRLFTSESVTEGHPDKIADQISDTILDALLREDPTSRVAVETLITTGLVHVAGEVTTKAWADIPTLVRNKILEIGYDSSKKGFDGASCGVSVSIGSQSPDIAQGVDTAYEKRVEGDEDELDKQGAGDQGLMFGYASNETPELMPLPIHIAHRLSRRLTEVRKNGTIPYLRPDGKTQVTIEYDGDRAVRLDTVVVSSQHASDIDLESLLAPDIREFVVEYVLKQLIDDGIKLDTEGYRLLVNPTGRFEIGGPMGDAGLTGRKIIIDTYGGMARHGGGAFSGKDPSKVDRSAAYAMRWVAKNVVAAGLASRCEVQVAYAIGKAEPVGLFVETFGTNTVDNEKIENAIAEVFDLRPAAIIRDLDLLRPIYSQTAAYGHFGRELPDFTWERTDRVDALKKAAGL; translated from the coding sequence GTGTCCCGTCGTCTGTTCACCTCGGAGTCCGTCACCGAGGGTCACCCCGACAAGATCGCTGACCAGATCAGCGACACCATCCTCGACGCACTGCTGCGAGAGGACCCCACCTCGCGCGTCGCCGTCGAGACGCTGATCACCACGGGCCTGGTGCACGTCGCCGGCGAGGTGACCACCAAGGCGTGGGCGGACATCCCCACCCTGGTCCGGAACAAGATCCTCGAGATCGGCTACGACTCCTCGAAGAAGGGCTTCGACGGCGCCTCCTGCGGCGTGTCGGTGTCCATCGGATCGCAGTCCCCGGACATCGCGCAGGGTGTCGACACCGCGTACGAGAAGCGGGTCGAGGGCGATGAGGACGAGCTGGACAAGCAGGGCGCCGGCGACCAGGGCCTGATGTTCGGCTACGCGTCGAACGAGACCCCCGAGCTGATGCCGCTGCCGATCCACATCGCGCACCGGCTGTCGCGCCGCCTGACCGAGGTCCGCAAGAACGGCACCATCCCGTACCTGCGTCCCGACGGCAAGACCCAGGTCACCATCGAGTACGACGGCGACAGGGCCGTCCGTCTCGACACGGTCGTCGTCTCCTCGCAGCACGCCTCCGACATCGACCTTGAGTCGCTGCTCGCGCCCGACATCCGCGAGTTCGTCGTCGAGTACGTGCTCAAGCAGCTCATCGACGACGGCATCAAGCTCGACACCGAGGGCTACCGCCTCCTCGTGAACCCGACCGGCCGCTTCGAGATCGGCGGCCCGATGGGCGACGCCGGCCTCACCGGTCGCAAGATCATCATCGACACCTACGGCGGCATGGCCCGCCACGGCGGCGGTGCCTTCTCCGGCAAGGACCCGTCGAAGGTCGACCGCTCGGCCGCCTACGCCATGCGCTGGGTCGCCAAGAACGTCGTCGCCGCGGGCCTCGCCTCGCGCTGCGAGGTCCAGGTCGCCTACGCGATCGGCAAGGCCGAGCCCGTCGGTCTCTTCGTCGAGACCTTCGGTACCAACACCGTCGACAACGAGAAGATCGAGAACGCCATCGCCGAGGTCTTCGACCTCCGCCCGGCCGCGATCATCCGCGACCTCGACCTGCTCCGCCCGATCTACTCCCAGACCGCCGCCTACGGCCACTTCGGCCGTGAGCTGCCGGACTTCACCTGGGAGCGCACCGACCGCGTGGACGCCCTGAAGAAGGCCGCCGGTCTGTAG
- the coaBC gene encoding bifunctional phosphopantothenoylcysteine decarboxylase/phosphopantothenate--cysteine ligase CoaBC: MTKPKVVLGVSGGIAAYKACELLRRLTESGHDVRVVPTDSALHFVGAATWSALSGHPVSTEVWESVHEVPHVRIGQGADLVVVAPATADMLAKAAHGLADDLLTNTLLTARCPVVFAPAMHTEMWEHPATQENVATLRRRGAVVIEPAVGRLTGVDTGKGRLPDPGEIFEVCRRILARGTATPDLAGRHVVVSAGGTREPLDPVRYLGNRSSGKQGYALAKAAAARGARVTLVEANTGIADPAGVDVVHVGTAVQLREAVLKAAADADAVVMAAAVADFRPAVYATGKIKKKDDGGAPTVELVRNPDVLAELSADRALPGQVVVGFAAETDDVLANGREKLRRKGCDLLVVNEVGERKTFGSEENEAVVLAADGAETPVPYGPKEALAETVWDLVLPRLRSGT, translated from the coding sequence GTGACGAAGCCGAAGGTCGTTCTGGGGGTCAGCGGCGGCATCGCCGCGTACAAGGCGTGCGAGCTGCTGCGCAGGCTGACCGAGTCGGGCCACGACGTCCGCGTCGTGCCCACCGACTCCGCCCTCCACTTCGTCGGCGCGGCGACCTGGTCCGCCCTCTCCGGTCACCCCGTCTCGACCGAGGTGTGGGAGTCCGTCCACGAGGTCCCGCACGTACGGATCGGCCAGGGCGCCGACCTCGTCGTCGTCGCCCCCGCCACCGCCGACATGCTCGCCAAGGCCGCCCACGGCCTCGCCGACGACCTCCTCACCAACACGCTGCTCACCGCGCGCTGTCCCGTCGTCTTCGCCCCCGCCATGCACACCGAGATGTGGGAGCACCCGGCGACCCAGGAGAACGTGGCCACCCTGCGCCGCCGTGGCGCCGTCGTCATCGAGCCGGCCGTCGGGCGGCTCACCGGCGTCGACACCGGCAAGGGCCGGCTGCCCGACCCCGGCGAGATCTTCGAGGTCTGCCGGAGGATCCTGGCGCGCGGCACCGCAACCCCCGACCTCGCGGGGCGTCATGTCGTGGTCAGCGCCGGCGGCACGCGCGAGCCCCTCGACCCCGTCCGCTACCTGGGCAACCGCTCCTCCGGCAAGCAGGGGTACGCCCTCGCCAAGGCCGCGGCCGCGCGCGGCGCCCGCGTCACGCTCGTCGAGGCCAACACCGGCATCGCCGACCCCGCCGGCGTCGACGTGGTCCACGTCGGCACCGCCGTCCAGCTCCGCGAGGCCGTCCTCAAGGCGGCGGCGGACGCCGACGCCGTGGTGATGGCCGCCGCCGTCGCCGACTTCCGCCCGGCCGTCTACGCCACGGGGAAGATCAAGAAGAAGGACGACGGGGGAGCGCCGACGGTCGAACTCGTCCGCAACCCCGACGTCCTCGCCGAGCTCTCCGCCGACCGCGCCCTGCCGGGCCAGGTGGTCGTCGGTTTCGCCGCCGAGACCGACGACGTCCTCGCCAACGGGCGCGAGAAGCTCCGCCGCAAGGGATGCGACCTGCTCGTCGTCAACGAGGTGGGGGAGCGCAAGACCTTCGGCTCCGAGGAGAACGAGGCCGTGGTGCTCGCGGCGGACGGCGCCGAGACTCCCGTACCGTACGGGCCGAAGGAGGCGCTGGCGGAGACGGTCTGGGACCTGGTCCTGCCGCGGCTGCGCTCCGGAACCTGA
- the gmk gene encoding guanylate kinase encodes MAAEVRPRLTVLSGPSGVGKSTVVAHMRKVHPEVWLSVSATTRKPRPGEKHGVHYFFVTDDEFDKLIANGELLEWAEFAGNRYGTPRGAVLDRLDSGEPVLLEIDLQGARQVKDSMPDSQLVFLAPPSWEELVRRLTGRGTESPEVIERRLAAAKIELAAEAEFDTTLVNTSVEDVARELLTLMVLSSGDPDISG; translated from the coding sequence ATGGCAGCAGAGGTACGTCCGCGGCTGACCGTGCTCTCCGGCCCCTCAGGGGTCGGTAAGAGCACGGTCGTCGCTCATATGCGCAAGGTCCACCCCGAGGTCTGGCTCTCGGTGTCGGCCACGACACGGAAGCCCCGCCCCGGCGAGAAGCACGGCGTCCACTATTTCTTCGTCACGGACGACGAGTTCGACAAGCTGATCGCCAACGGTGAACTCCTCGAATGGGCCGAGTTCGCGGGCAACCGCTACGGCACCCCGCGAGGCGCGGTCCTCGACCGCCTCGACTCCGGCGAGCCCGTGCTCCTGGAGATCGACCTCCAGGGAGCGCGTCAGGTCAAGGACTCGATGCCCGACTCGCAGCTGGTCTTCCTGGCCCCGCCGAGCTGGGAGGAGCTGGTCCGCCGGCTCACCGGCCGCGGCACCGAGTCGCCCGAGGTGATCGAGCGCCGGCTGGCGGCCGCGAAGATCGAGCTGGCCGCCGAGGCGGAGTTCGACACCACGCTCGTCAACACCTCCGTCGAGGACGTCGCGCGCGAGCTGCTAACGTTGATGGTGCTGTCTTCCGGGGACCCGGACATCAGCGGCTGA
- the rpoZ gene encoding DNA-directed RNA polymerase subunit omega, whose product MSSSMTAPEGIINPPIDELLEATDSKYSLVIYAAKRARQINAYYSQLGEGLLEYVGPLVDTHVHEKPLSIALREINAGLLTSEAIEGPAQ is encoded by the coding sequence GTGTCCTCTTCGATGACTGCGCCCGAGGGCATCATCAACCCGCCGATCGACGAGCTGCTCGAGGCAACCGACTCGAAGTACAGCCTCGTGATCTACGCCGCCAAGCGCGCGCGCCAGATCAACGCGTACTACTCCCAGCTCGGCGAGGGCCTGCTGGAGTACGTGGGTCCGCTCGTCGACACCCACGTCCACGAGAAGCCGCTCTCGATCGCCCTGCGGGAGATCAACGCGGGTCTGCTGACGTCCGAGGCCATCGAGGGCCCGGCGCAGTAA
- a CDS encoding quinone-dependent dihydroorotate dehydrogenase codes for MYKFFFDLVFKRMDPEKAHYLAFRWIRFAARVPVLRTFVAAVLAPRYKELRTEALGLRMHGPFGLAAGFDKNAVAIDGMAMLGFDHVEIGTVTGEAQPGNPKKRLFRLVPDRALINRMGFNNEGSAAVADRLHARVPVFRTVVGVNIGKTKVVPEAEAAADYVKSTERLAAHADYLVVNVSSPNTPGLRNLQATESLRPLLTAVREAADRAVTDRRVPLLVKIAPDLADEDVDAVADLALELGLDGIIATNTTIAREGLGLTSDPALVKETGGLSGAPVKERSLAVLRRLHARVGDRLVLVGVGGIENAEDAWQRILAGATLIQGYSAFIYEGPFYARAIHKGLAARLAASPYATLAEAVGADSRKAAK; via the coding sequence ATGTACAAGTTCTTCTTCGACCTCGTCTTCAAGCGCATGGACCCCGAGAAGGCCCACTACCTGGCCTTCCGGTGGATCCGCTTCGCCGCCCGCGTCCCCGTCCTGCGGACCTTCGTCGCCGCCGTCCTCGCCCCCCGGTACAAGGAGCTGCGCACCGAGGCCCTCGGCCTGCGGATGCACGGCCCCTTCGGCCTCGCGGCCGGCTTCGACAAGAACGCCGTCGCCATCGACGGCATGGCCATGCTCGGCTTCGACCACGTCGAGATCGGCACGGTCACCGGCGAGGCCCAGCCCGGCAACCCCAAGAAGCGCCTCTTCCGACTGGTCCCGGACCGCGCCCTGATCAACCGCATGGGCTTCAACAACGAGGGATCCGCCGCCGTCGCCGACCGCCTCCACGCGCGCGTGCCGGTCTTCAGGACCGTCGTGGGCGTCAACATCGGCAAGACCAAGGTCGTCCCGGAGGCCGAGGCCGCCGCCGACTACGTGAAGTCCACCGAGCGCCTCGCCGCGCACGCGGACTACCTCGTCGTGAACGTCTCCTCGCCGAACACCCCCGGGCTGCGCAACCTCCAGGCCACCGAGTCCCTCCGCCCGCTGCTCACGGCGGTACGGGAGGCGGCCGACCGCGCGGTCACCGACCGCCGCGTCCCCCTCCTCGTCAAGATCGCCCCCGACCTGGCCGACGAGGACGTCGACGCGGTCGCCGACCTCGCCCTGGAGCTCGGCCTCGACGGCATCATCGCCACCAACACCACCATCGCCCGCGAGGGCCTCGGCCTGACCTCGGACCCGGCTCTGGTCAAGGAGACCGGCGGCCTGTCCGGCGCGCCCGTCAAGGAGCGCTCCCTGGCCGTCCTGCGCCGCCTCCACGCGCGCGTGGGGGACCGGCTGGTCCTGGTGGGCGTCGGCGGCATCGAGAACGCCGAGGACGCCTGGCAGCGCATCCTCGCCGGCGCCACCCTGATCCAGGGCTACAGCGCCTTCATCTACGAGGGCCCGTTCTACGCCCGCGCGATCCACAAGGGCCTCGCCGCGCGCCTCGCGGCCTCCCCGTACGCCACCCTCGCCGAGGCCGTCGGCGCCGACTCCCGAAAGGCCGCCAAGTGA
- a CDS encoding primosomal protein N': MSSEKENSDGPEQLALIRETVRKANVPRAKPRTWRGAALAKELPVARVVVNKGSLHLDQFFDYAVPEELDETARPGVRVRVRFGAGAHQVRGGRREGGRLIDGFLVERRATSDYSGPLAALADVVSPEPVLGPELLGLARAVADRYAGSLADVLQLAVPPRSARAEGRPSPEPLPPPRPPEPGTWTRYERGPAFLDSLARGGAPRAVWNALPGPHWAEEIARAVAATLASGRGALVVVPDGRAAGRVDAALTEVLGQGRHALLTAEAGPEKRYGQWLAVRRGAVRAVVGTRAAMFAPVRDLGLAVIWDDGDGSHSEPHAPQPHAREVLLLRAAHDRCAFLLGSTSCTVEAAQLVESGWAQALGAGREEVRRAAPLIRTVGDGELARDEAARAARLPSLAWQAVREGLKTGPVLVQVPRRGYVPRLACERCRTPARCRHCAGPLEAPEQQELRCGWCGRGAPDWHCVECGSNRLRAQVVGARRTAEELGRAFPAVPVRTSGRDHVLDSVPGRPALVVSTPGAEPVAEGGYAAALLLDGWAMLGRPDLRAGEEALRRWIDAASLVRGQAEGGTVVVVAEPTLRPVQALVRWDPVGHAQRELAERAELGFPPVSRMAAVSGLPEAVSGFLAGAGLPGDAEILGPVPLPVVRPGGPRRPGDPPPGEQWDRALVRVPPGSGAALAAALKQARAAGLARGGGEPVRIRVDPPDIG; the protein is encoded by the coding sequence GTGAGCAGCGAGAAGGAGAATTCCGACGGGCCCGAGCAGCTCGCGCTCATTCGGGAGACCGTACGGAAGGCGAACGTGCCGCGGGCCAAGCCGCGGACCTGGCGGGGCGCCGCCCTGGCCAAGGAACTGCCCGTCGCCCGGGTCGTCGTGAACAAGGGGTCGCTCCATCTCGACCAGTTCTTCGACTACGCGGTCCCCGAGGAGCTGGACGAGACCGCCCGGCCCGGGGTGCGGGTGCGGGTGCGGTTCGGGGCGGGCGCGCACCAGGTGAGGGGCGGGCGCCGCGAGGGCGGGCGGCTGATCGACGGCTTCCTCGTCGAGCGGCGGGCCACCTCCGATTACTCCGGTCCGCTCGCCGCCCTCGCCGACGTCGTCTCGCCCGAGCCGGTGCTCGGCCCCGAGCTGCTGGGCCTCGCCCGGGCCGTCGCCGACCGGTACGCGGGCAGCCTCGCCGACGTGCTCCAGCTCGCCGTGCCGCCGCGCAGCGCCCGCGCCGAGGGCCGGCCCTCTCCCGAGCCCCTGCCGCCGCCGCGCCCCCCGGAGCCGGGGACCTGGACGCGGTACGAGCGGGGGCCGGCCTTCCTCGACTCCCTCGCGCGCGGCGGCGCGCCCCGGGCCGTGTGGAACGCGCTCCCGGGTCCGCACTGGGCCGAGGAGATCGCCCGAGCCGTCGCCGCGACCCTGGCCTCCGGTCGTGGCGCCCTCGTCGTCGTACCGGACGGCCGGGCGGCCGGGCGGGTCGACGCGGCGCTGACCGAGGTCCTGGGGCAGGGGCGGCACGCGCTGCTCACCGCCGAGGCGGGCCCCGAGAAGCGGTACGGGCAGTGGCTCGCCGTCCGGCGCGGCGCCGTGCGGGCCGTCGTCGGCACCCGGGCCGCGATGTTCGCGCCCGTACGGGACCTCGGGCTCGCCGTCATCTGGGACGACGGCGACGGCAGCCACAGCGAGCCCCACGCCCCGCAGCCCCACGCGCGCGAGGTGCTGCTGCTGCGCGCCGCCCACGACCGCTGCGCCTTCCTCCTCGGCAGCACGAGCTGCACCGTCGAGGCCGCCCAGCTCGTCGAGTCCGGCTGGGCCCAGGCGCTCGGCGCGGGCCGCGAGGAGGTCCGCAGGGCCGCCCCCCTGATCCGGACCGTCGGCGACGGCGAGCTGGCCCGCGACGAGGCCGCGCGAGCCGCCCGGCTGCCCTCGCTGGCCTGGCAGGCCGTACGGGAGGGGCTGAAGACCGGGCCGGTGCTCGTCCAGGTGCCCCGGCGCGGATACGTACCGAGGCTGGCCTGCGAGCGCTGCCGGACACCCGCCCGCTGCCGGCACTGCGCCGGGCCCCTGGAGGCTCCCGAGCAGCAGGAGCTGCGCTGCGGCTGGTGCGGGCGCGGCGCTCCCGACTGGCACTGCGTGGAGTGCGGCTCGAACCGGCTGCGGGCCCAGGTCGTCGGCGCGCGGCGCACGGCGGAGGAGCTGGGCAGGGCGTTCCCGGCGGTGCCGGTCAGGACCTCGGGGCGCGACCACGTCCTGGACAGCGTGCCCGGGCGCCCCGCGCTGGTCGTCTCCACCCCCGGCGCCGAACCCGTCGCCGAGGGCGGCTACGCGGCCGCGCTGCTCCTCGACGGCTGGGCCATGCTCGGCCGGCCCGACCTGCGCGCGGGCGAGGAGGCGCTGCGCCGCTGGATCGACGCGGCCTCGCTGGTGCGGGGCCAGGCGGAGGGCGGCACGGTCGTCGTCGTCGCCGAGCCGACGCTCCGCCCGGTCCAGGCGCTCGTCCGCTGGGACCCGGTGGGGCACGCCCAGCGGGAGCTGGCCGAGCGGGCCGAGCTGGGTTTCCCGCCGGTCTCCCGGATGGCGGCGGTGAGCGGCCTGCCGGAGGCGGTCTCGGGGTTCCTGGCGGGGGCGGGGCTGCCCGGCGACGCCGAGATCCTCGGTCCTGTGCCCCTGCCGGTGGTCCGCCCCGGCGGGCCGCGCCGTCCCGGGGACCCGCCGCCGGGCGAGCAGTGGGACCGGGCCCTCGTGCGGGTGCCGCCGGGGAGCGGGGCGGCCCTCGCGGCGGCCCTCAAGCAGGCGCGGGCCGCCGGCCTGGCGCGCGGCGGCGGGGAACCGGTGCGGATCCGCGTGGACCCGCCGGACATCGGCTGA
- the pyrF gene encoding orotidine-5'-phosphate decarboxylase yields MTFGTRLRSAMDERGPLCVGIDPHAALLDSWGLSDDIAGLERFTFTVVEALAGSVAVFKPQAAFFERFGSRGIAVLERAVSDLRAAGGLVVMDAKRGDIGSTMAAYAEAFLSKDSPLFSDALTVSPYLGYGSLKPAVDLARESGAGLFVLALTSNPEGAEVQRAVREDGRTIGATMLAHLAEENAGETPMGSFGAVVGATLGDLSSFDLDINGPLLAPGIGAQGATPADLPAVFGAAVRNVVPNVSRGVLRHGPDVSALRASADRYADEIRAAVGA; encoded by the coding sequence CTGACATTCGGTACCCGCCTGCGCTCCGCCATGGACGAGCGCGGCCCCCTCTGCGTCGGCATCGACCCGCACGCCGCCCTGCTCGACTCCTGGGGCCTGTCCGACGACATCGCGGGCCTGGAGCGCTTCACCTTCACCGTCGTCGAGGCGCTCGCCGGTTCCGTGGCCGTCTTCAAGCCGCAGGCCGCCTTCTTCGAGCGCTTCGGCTCGCGCGGCATCGCCGTCCTGGAGCGTGCCGTCTCCGACCTGCGCGCGGCCGGCGGCCTGGTCGTCATGGACGCCAAGCGCGGCGACATCGGCTCCACGATGGCCGCGTACGCGGAGGCCTTCCTCAGCAAGGACTCCCCGCTCTTCTCCGACGCGCTGACGGTCTCCCCGTACCTCGGCTACGGCTCCCTGAAGCCGGCCGTCGACCTGGCACGGGAGTCCGGCGCCGGTCTCTTCGTCCTGGCGCTCACCTCGAACCCGGAGGGCGCGGAGGTCCAGCGGGCCGTCCGCGAGGACGGCCGGACCATCGGCGCGACCATGCTGGCCCACCTCGCCGAGGAGAACGCGGGGGAGACCCCCATGGGCTCCTTCGGCGCGGTCGTCGGCGCCACCCTCGGCGACCTGTCCTCCTTCGACCTGGACATCAACGGCCCGCTCCTCGCGCCGGGCATCGGCGCCCAGGGCGCGACGCCGGCGGACCTCCCCGCCGTCTTCGGCGCGGCGGTCCGCAACGTCGTACCGAACGTCAGTCGGGGTGTTCTGCGTCACGGTCCGGACGTGTCCGCCCTGCGGGCCTCGGCGGACCGGTACGCGGACGAGATCCGCGCGGCCGTCGGCGCGTAA